In one Cryptococcus deuterogattii R265 chromosome 11, complete sequence genomic region, the following are encoded:
- a CDS encoding cytokine inducing-glycoprotein produces the protein MVFSRFIFIATLTASVASAISIQRRVKITDFDKSPVAFAFPPPRGFSASSAADTPCGGFDPVNRTDYPMSDGEIALVQRTEAANVNILWTKESDPTMFHSFSTYSNSILEVGPGHFCQGAPDFSSLGFSEGDNATLLVIYQLPGSGVYYYQCADVSLVSAANFTTDVQYVCGNYTSELEIASPEESLHLGNDTNAPKNTTGSSGYTGTASTSNGSTNPHLSGSLLGSKLSAASGGGIGASVTIFIVAVLAGLLWWSGLIHFGRKKQAAVHDHESVSSGEPTKERV, from the exons ATGGTCTTTAGccgcttcatcttcatcgctACCCTGACTGCCTCTGTGGCTTCTGCTATCAGCATTCAACGCAGGGTTAAGATCACT GACTTCGACAAAAGCCCCGTCGCTTTTGccttccctccccctcgTGGTTTTTCAGCGTCCAGCGCTGCTGATACTCCATGTGGTGGTTTTGATCCGGTCAACAGGACTGATTACCCTATGA GCGACGGTGAAATTGCCCTCGTTCAGAGGACCGAAGCCGCCAATGTGAACATTCTTTGGACAAAAGAGTCTGATCCCACAATGTTCCACTCATTCAGCACATATTCCAACTCCATCCTCGAGGTCGGTCCTGGACACTTCTGCCAGGGGGCTCCCGatttctcctctttggGCTTCTCTGAAGGCGATAATGCTACCCTGTTGGTTATCTACCAG CTTCCTGGATCCGGTGTCTACTACTACCAATGTGCCGATGTTAGTCTCGTCTCCGCCGCTAACTTCACTACCGACGTGCAGTATGTCTGTGGCAATTACACTTCCGAACTTGAGATTGCTTCACCTGAAGagtctcttcatctcgGTAACGATACCAATGCGCCCAAAAACACTACTGGCAGCAGTGGCTACACCGGAACTGCTTCCACCTCCAATGGCTCTACCAACCCTCATCTCTCAGGCTCCTTGCTTGGTTCCAAGCTTTCTGCTGCCAGCGGTGGTGGCATCGGCGCCTCAGTTACGATCTTCATTGTCGCTGTCCTCGCTGGTTTGTTGTGGTGGTCCGGTCTCATTCATTTtggcaggaagaagcaggctGCCGTGCACGACCACGAGTCTGTATCCTCTGGCGAACCTACTAAGGAGCGCGTCTAA